In Pan troglodytes isolate AG18354 chromosome 21, NHGRI_mPanTro3-v2.0_pri, whole genome shotgun sequence, one genomic interval encodes:
- the AP5S1 gene encoding AP-5 complex subunit sigma-1 gives MVHAFLIHTLRAPNTEDTGLCRVLYSCVFGAEKSPDDPRPHGAERDRLLRKEQILAVARQVESMCRLQQQASGRPPMDLQPQSSDEQVPLHEAPRGAFRLAAENPFQEPRTVVWLGVLSLGFALVLDAHENLLLAEGTLRLLTRLLLDHLRLLAPSTSLLLRADRIEGILTRFLPHGQLLFLNDQFVQGLEKEFSAAWPR, from the exons ATGGTCCACGCCTTCCTCATTCACACCTTGAGGGCCCCGAATACTGAGGACACGGGCCTTTGCCGAGTGCTGTACTCCTGCGTCTTTGGTGCTGAGAAGTCACCTGATGACCCACGGCCGCATGGTGCCGAGAGGGACAGGCTTCTCCGGAAGGAACAGATTTTAGCTGTGGCCAG GCAGGTAGAGTCAATGTGTCGGCTGCAGCAGCAGGCATCTGGCCGGCCCCCCATGGACCTGCAGCCGCAATCCTCAGATGAGCAAGTGCCGCTGCACGAGGCCCCACGCGGGGCTTTCCGCCTGGCAGCAGAGAACCCTTTCCAGGAGCCACGGACGGTGGTGTGGCTGGGCGTGCTCTCGTTAGGCTTTGCCCTGGTGCTGGATGCCCATGAGAACCTGCTACTGGCTGAGGGCACACTCCGGCTGCTGACACGCCTCCTCCTTGACCACCTCCGGCTGCTGGCGCCCAGCACCAGCCTTCTGCTGCGGGCTGACCGCATTGAGGGCATCCTCACCCGCTTCCTGCCACATGGTCAGCTGCTTTTCCTCAACGACCAGTTTGTCCAAGGCCTGGAGAAGGAATTCAGTGCCGCTTGGCCCCGCTGA